From Lycium ferocissimum isolate CSIRO_LF1 chromosome 12, AGI_CSIRO_Lferr_CH_V1, whole genome shotgun sequence, one genomic window encodes:
- the LOC132038942 gene encoding uncharacterized protein LOC132038942 has translation MSKKMKRVALESAPYVVFEDNKARLKHQTLFQDFQELHRETSDMRNKLEDAKMRKQRLLAEVHFLRRRHKYLLQMKSSSHPEQQVYTALPNSEFNFKNGMKDRFLSKKEAKQHKLPPLPGPKQKVRIQLAKGASSLKTPPNSLVNHKQALHIGKDAVSRSTVSSLKHKSRVYSGKEVFDLNQNQNDRSFTGNGLVSRSTTPVFDLNQETSHGGKDVVSPSRAPVIDLNEISIGEEEPQANLEPLNFEEPKRGLVQNMNDDQHRDLKLSICRNVGEGTSRVEKRKISWQDPVALRV, from the exons atgtCTAAGAAGATGAAAAGGGTTGCTTTGGAATCAGCACCTTATGTTGTGTTTGAAGATAATAAGGCTAGATTGAAGCATCAGACTCTATTCCAGGACTTCCAAGAACTCCATAGG GAAACTAGTGACATGAGGAACAAATTGGAGGATGCAAAAATGAGGAAACAAAGATTACTTGCTGAAGTTCA TTTCTTGCGGCGAAGGCACAAGTACCTATTGCAGATGAAGTCATCAAGTCATCCAGAACAGCAAGTATACACAGCGCTGCCGAACTCAGAGTTTAATTTTAAGAACGGAATGAAAGATCGATTTCTTAGCAAAAAAGAAGCTAAGCAACACAAACTTCCCCCTCTTCCTGGACCGAAACAAAAAGTGAGGATTCAACTTGCAAAGGGAGCTTCTTCGCTGAAGACGCCTCCTAATAGTCTAGTGAATCATAAGCAGGCATTGCATATTGGGAAAGATGCTGTTTCGCGTAGTACAGTTTCAAGTTTGAAGCATAAATCAAGAGTATATAGTGGGAAGGAAGTGTTTGATTTGAATCAGAATCAGAATGACAGGTCATTCACCGGGAACGGTTTGGTTTCGAGGAGCACCACACCTGTCTTTGATTTGAATCAGGAAACTAGTCATGGCGGGAAAGATGTTGTATCGCCTAGTCGAGCTCCGGTCAttgatttgaatgaaatctCG ATAGGGGAAGAGGAACCCCAAGCAAATCTTGAACCATTGAACTTTGAGGAGCCAAAGAGAGGATTAGTTCAAAATATGAACGATGATCAGCACAGAGACTTGAAGTTATCGATATGCAGAAACGTGGGAGAAGGAACTTCTCGTGTTGAGAAGCGGAAAATATCGTGGCAAGACCCTGTTGCTTTGAGGGTTTGA